A window from Culex pipiens pallens isolate TS chromosome 3, TS_CPP_V2, whole genome shotgun sequence encodes these proteins:
- the LOC120416175 gene encoding DNA replication complex GINS protein SLD5 gives MSRYGLSADDDRFLAEMDQSENVGADAAPEEGEDNQPDDSDGEEIQMTSKQVLDALQRAWMNEKFAVQILPYEEPIVDMVLSQLVYMEENLASTNKNEMLYIAHRMEVERIRYLLASYHRCRLQKIEEYTFHILDEESKRAAGEKRLSAGELQFATDFYKSVESHFHQVAVRHMPRSCQDDENIRKVVPNLDSHVFVRAKENVAEFSISADHETINVAAGSVHMFKYRDVEPLVLEGIVELI, from the exons ATGTCCCGCTACGGCTTGAGCGCTGACGACGATCGCTTCCTGGCCGAGATGGACCAGTCGGAGAATGTCGGCGCCGATGCCGCACCCGAGGAGGGGGAGGACAATCAGCCGGACGACTCGGACGGCGAGGAGATCCAGATGACTTCCAAGCAG GTTCTCGACGCGCTTCAGCGCGCCTGGATGAACGAAAAGTTTGCCGTGCAAATCTTGCCGTACGAGGAACCGATCGTGGACATGGTGCTGAGTCAGTTGGTTTACATGGAGGAAAATCTGGCAAGTACCAATAAGAACGAAATGTTGTACATTGCCCACCGGATGGAGGTGGAGCGGATACGGTACCTGCTGGCCAGCTACCACCGGTGCCGCTTGCAGAAGATTGAGGAGTACACGTTCCACATCCTGGACGAGGAGTCTAAACGCGCGGCCGGGGAGAAGCGGCTGTCGGCGGGGGAGCTTCAGTTTGCGACGGATTTCTACAAGAGTGTGGAGAGTCACTTCCACCAGGTGGCGGTGCGGCACATGCCGCGAAGCTGCCAGGATGATGAGAACATCCGCAAGGTGGTTCCGAACCTGGACAGCCACGTGTTTGTGCGGGCGAAGGAGAACGTGGCGGAATTTTCGATTAGTGCGGACCATGAGACGATTAATGTGGCGGCGGGGTCGGTGCATATGTTCAAGTATCGGGACGTGGAGCCGCTCGTGTTGGAGGGGATTGTGGAGTTGATTTAG
- the LOC120416145 gene encoding opsin-1: protein MAAFVEPHFDAYQAGNGNMTVVDMVSPDMLHMVHPHWNQFPPMNPLWHSILGFAIFCLGMVSMIGNGCVISIFTSTKSLKTPSNLLVVNLAFSDFLMMFTMGPPMVINCWHQTWSFGPFACELYACLGSLFGCASIWTMTLIAFDRYNVIVKGLAAKPMTNSGAMVKILLVWAFALFWTLAPFFGWNRYVPEGNMTACGTDYLTQTWLSRSYIIVYAVFVYWLPLLTIIYSYTFILKAVSAHEEQMREQAKKMNVASLRSSEAQQTSAEIKLAKVALVTISLWFMAWTPYLVINFTGIFKAAPISPLATIWGSLFAKANAVYNPIVYGISHPKYRAALYQRYPGLSCQSDNSSNDTQSVASGATTASDEKA, encoded by the coding sequence ATGGCAGCATTCGTTGAACCGCATTTCGACGCCTATCAGGCGGGTAATGGAAACATGACCGTCGTCGATATGGTATCCCCGGATATGTTGCACATGGTTCACCCTCACTGGAATCAGTTCCCGCCGATGAACCCGCTGTGGCACTCGATCCTCGGATTTGCCATCTTCTGTTTGGGAATGGTCTCGATGATTGGCAACGGTTGTGTCATTTCGATCTTCACCAGCACCAAGTCACTCAAAACCCCGTCCAACCTGCTAGTGGTCAATCTAGCCTTCTCCGATTTCCTGATGATGTTCACGATGGGACCGCCGATGGTGATCAACTGCTGGCATCAGACCTGGAGCTTCGGACCTTTCGCTTGCGAACTGTACGCCTGCCTGGGATCGCTGTTCGGCTGTGCCTCGATCTGGACCATGACTTTGATTGCGTTTGACCGATACAATGTTATCGTGAAGGGTCTTGCCGCCAAGCCAATGACCAACAGTGGTGCTATGGTCAAGATCCTGCTCGTGTGGGCTTTCGCACTCTTCTGGACTCTGGCCCCATTCTTCGGATGGAACCGATATGTCCCAGAGGGTAACATGACTGCCTGCGGAACTGACTATCTGACCCAGACCTGGTTGAGCCGCTCGTACATCATCGTTTACGCCGTCTTCGTCTACTGGCTGCCTCTGCTCACCATCATTTACTCGTACACGTTCATCCTGAAGGCTGTCTCTGCCCACGAGGAACAGATGCGTGAACAGGCCAAGAAGATGAACGTTGCCTCGCTGCGATCGTCGGAAGCTCAACAGACCAGCGCTGAGATCAAGCTGGCCAAGGTCGCCCTCGTGACCATTTCCCTGTGGTTCATGGCCTGGACTCCATACCTGGTCATCAACTTCACCGGAATCTTCAAGGCTGCCCCGATCAGCCCACTGGCCACCATCTGGGGATCGCTGTTCGCCAAGGCCAACGCCGTCTACAACCCGATCGTGTACGGAATCAGCCATCCGAAGTACCGTGCTGCTCTGTACCAACGGTACCCAGGACTGTCGTGCCAGTCAGACAACTCTTCCAACGACACCCAGTCGGTTGCTTCCGGGGCGACGACCGCCTCCGACGAGAAGGCTTAA
- the LOC120416174 gene encoding cilium assembly protein DZIP1L, whose translation MSHKWNHNFPKIAREAGFAIRELSVGHCIDWRFIASIDPYSIVSERDYEKLDEFIPHISEVPIGSVLNNRILDPAIGKYFVLAQFSVQYLLFCKQFLDETVMEIRNTAQDVQKENARLEKICRKKNDELMTLHRRLQRAENVQIQQHAVYPCSKCTKNFISSELLHSHMVRKHGVSHEPEPSVTAGRKLSETDSNLINTIKLELEVKQLKERLNVAEKDLMDQRSRDHRCHSCEKDRPKEREQPEQSKQVPIEVKSIAIQSNLEDFKDVNEKEVQTSIRSKTPETPPRLSPIQRLTPSPVPLDYISKSDLEAIVREQKEQFEAWKTLEREKFNGEIEQVRRNLTAAIHELEKRPAPIPEQRHVHDEEDDRIWKQRYHELERMYENSQRQVRETVQNVEAVYEDKFKQLERRMERKEAAVETRREESKVLLPPPEQEQQVESEIDEAIEEHGSASEEPAQTESDDEIRALEAAKARFLAKIAVEPPPEVSHEVPQKPERKLISPKKQIMNTFKTRLKSLGIDPKAKSLPKDDLNTVAEAMAERRDVNRKKNRGFFITRNQLLAKVDQIAKGKIGESSKQLSKSEDLPVIKKKESAPQPVPKFRSSLQTPSEILPDRPNALKTTTSNANLFKIKSVGPNSNFLSVPEVKHANSNDEILTVQAEINALPPSLRTSPRASFSEYERHLERLLDTPIKQVGTPPDLITVEGRKEADQSDSSDLNAAKPVPRKRVLFNLDKQGSGTTDAVPIGPTLSSTVIHVSKADEESDWNISSFEDEK comes from the exons ATGTCGCACAAATGGAACCACAATTTTCCGAAAATTGCACGTGAAGCAGGTTTCGCGATTCGTGAGCTCTCCGTCGGTCACTGCATCGACTGGAGATTCATTG cTTCCATCGATCCGTACTCTATCGTAAGTGAGAGGGACTACGAAAAGCTGGACGAGTTTATTCCGCACATTTCGGAGGTTCCCATCGGAAGTGTGCTGAACAATCGGATTTTGGATCCGGCCATCGGGAAGTACTTCGTTTTAGCTCAGTTTAGCGTGCAGTATTTGCTGTTTTGCAAGCAGTTTTTGGACGAGACCGTGATGGAGATCCGGAATACGGCCCAGGACGTGCAGAAGGAGAATGCCCGATTGGAGAAGATTTGTCGCAAGAAAAACGACGAGTTGATGACGTTGCATCGGCGATTACAACGCGCTGAGAACGTCCAAATTCAGCAGCATGCCGTTTACCCTTGTTCAAAGTGTACGAAGAACTTTATAAGCTCGGAACTGCTGCACTCGCACATGGTTCGAAAGCATGGCGTTAGCCATGAACCGGAACCGAGCGTGACCGCCGGTAGGAAGCTGTCCGAAACGGATTCAAACCTGATCAATACGATCAAGCTGGAGTTGGAGGTGAAACAGCTGAAGGAAAGACTGAACGTGGCGGAGAAGGACTTGATGGACCAGCGCAGCCGAGATCATCGTTGTCACAGTTGTGAGAAAGATAGACCGAAGGAGCGGGAACAGCCGGAGCAGAGCAAACAAGTGCCGATTGAGGTTAAGAGCATTGCTATCCAAAGTAATCTGGAAGACTTCAAAGACGTCAACGAAAAGGAAGTCCAAACGAGCATCCGCAGCAAAACGCCCGAGACGCCTCCGAGGTTGTCCCCGATCCAACGACTCACCCCGTCCCCAGTCCCCTTAGATTACATCTCCAAATCCGACCTGGAGGCGATCGTCCGCGAACAGAAGGAACAGTTTGAAGCGTGGAAGACGCTCGAGCGGGAAAAGTTTAACGGCGAAATCGAGCAAGTTCGGCGAAATTTGACCGCAGCGATCCACGAGCTGGAGAAGCGACCCGCGCCGATTCCGGAACAGCGCCACGTCCACGACGAGGAAGACGACCGCATCTGGAAGCAGCGATACCACGAGCTGGAACGGATGTACGAAAACAGCCAGCGACAGGTGCGTGAGACGGTGCAGAACGTGGAGGCCGTCTACGAGGATAAATTTAAACAGTTGGAGCGGCGAATGGAGCGGAAAGAAGCTGCCGTTGAGACTCGACGGGAGGAGAGCAAAGTTTTGTTGCCACCACCTGAACAGGAGCAGCAGGTCGAATCGGAGATTGATGAGGCCATCGAGGAGCATGGCTCGGCTTCGGAAGAGCCTGCGCAAACGGAGAGTGACGACGAAATAAGGGCACTTGAAGCGGCGAAAGCTCGATTTTTGGCCAAGATTGCCGTTGAACCACCCCCGGAGGTTTCGCACGAGGTGCCACAGAAACCGGAGAGAAAGCTAATTTCGCCAAAGAAGCAGATCATGAACACTTTCAAGACGCGCTTGAAGTCACTTGGGATTGACCCGAAAGCCAAGTCGCTTCCAAAGGATGATCTGAATACGGTCGCGGAAGCGATGGCCGAGCGGAGAGATGTCAACCGAAAGAAAAATCGTGGGTTCTTCATCACAAGAAATCAGTTGTTGGCAAAGGTGGATCAGATTGCGAAGGGAAAAATTGGCGAATCGAgcaaacaactttcaaaatcgGAAGATTTGCCGGTCATCAAGAAGAAAGAATCCGCTCCGCAGCCGGTTCCAAAATTCCGCTCTTCACTCCAAACGCCTTCCGAAATTCTGCCCGACAGACCGAACGCCCTGAAAACGACGACCTCTAACGCAAACCTGTTCAAAATTAAATCCGTCGGGCCAAACTCAAACTTTCTGTCCGTTCCGGAAGTCAAACATGCCAACAGCAACGACGAAATCCTAACCGTCCAAGCGGAAATCAACGCCTTGCCGCCTTCCCTGCGAACCTCCCCGCGAGCCTCATTCTCCGAGTACGAACGCCACCTGGAACGGTTGCTGGACACGCCCATCAAACAGGTCGGCACCCCACCCGACCTCATAACCGTCGAAGGCCGCAAGGAAGCGGACCAATCCGATTCAAGCGATTTAAACGCGGCAAAACCCGTTCCAAGAAAGCGTGTTTTGTTCAACCTGGACAAACAAGGTAGCGGCACAACGGACGCGGTTCCAATCGGGCCGACGCTCTCCTCAACGGTCATCCACGTATCCAAGGCAGACGAAGAATCCGACTGGAACATTAGCAGTTTCGAAGAtgagaaataa